The Ascaphus truei isolate aAscTru1 chromosome 20, aAscTru1.hap1, whole genome shotgun sequence genome includes the window CTTTTAACTGCCGGATTGGGGAGGAAACCATTTGCCGCGAGCATTTAAGAAGGGGATCCCACTTTTAAACTTTGCTTGGAAGCAAATACATGTGCCCCGGTTTTAATCAGCTTGGATGGGTTACAACATACCCTAAAGAAACCTTTTCAACATCTTTACTTACactgggccgtgtaagtattatactAGTATTATCATTTTACCCCACCACTCCATTCTACCTGTGTCCCGAATCTGACTGTCATTTTGGATGGGCTAGGATCCACCTCTTAAGATACCAATATATATCtttactcacacagggccgtgtgagtatatgaATATTATCTTACCTTGCCCTTCCCTCCCTTAAGAAGTGTTCGCCTCCTGTTTGAAATCTCCATATCCATCTCTACAATTGGAATGTTTTAGCCCCTTGCTCCCCCtatttcttctgtttttttgCGTTCTATTAAGGGCCTTGGGTGTTCCCTTTTGGGGTTGAAGCAGAGGGTATTCAAAGTTTATCTCTCACCATCTAGAGAGACTGTATTTATTGGTTTGAATTATTAATTGATTTGCATCTTTATCTCTGAAAtataaggtaagcgcctggtttccTTTGCTTTGTTTTGTATGCTTGGTAAACAGATCACCCAGTAGTCATGGAATATAGGTGAAAGGTGTGGTGTTGTAACACCAATATACTGGCCGTGTTCCCGAAGCTGAGGTGTCGCCCCCTATGATGCCGGACTCGACGTATGACGTGTTTTGCGTGTTGCCACGCTTCTTCAGATGGTGGGAGTCAAGGAAGGAATGTCAGCTCTATTATTCTCCCCAAGCAATAGTGCTAGATTTGGATAGTGATAATGTGGAGCTGTAGAACTGAAAGCATAACAAGATGTATAAACATAAATATAATTAGGAGATAATAAGTATAGCTTGAAAACCTTCAGCAAACTTTCTTAACAGTACACAGAAAGAACTCTAAGACAGTACTAATTAGTAAACTCATACCTCAGAAATCCAGATCATAATCCAGTTGGCCAGAGGGTCTCATGCTCTATATCAAGGACATTATCTGAATCCTAATTGTATTCATAATACTTGTGGTACTGAAATGGAACAAATCTTTTCCGGTGAAAATTGGAATTCTATGTGTAAATAACAGGATACTAATTTGATCAAATGTTTGTTATAATATTTGCAGGATAGTCATTGTCCCCCTGCACCCCCTATACTGAAAACTCACTGGGGCCCAGGACATGGCTGTCCTTGATCTTGCCATTTCTCCCCTCCATCTCTACGCAACATCTCATTGAGGTATGGGTTATTGCTTATCCATCCTTCAATTTAACAAACTCCCTCTCTTGTCAACAGTTCACTGAACCTAGtctgtagtcctgggcccggtTATCTTGTCAGAGGGTCTACTCTTTGGTCTAATGTTGGTCTCTGTAACAGGGGGAAGGAAACCTGTTACAAAAAGCTAAGTCTGTTTGGTATCAGCCACCAAGAGGATAATCCAATCCTGGAATAGCAAGAGACAGTgggtacccaatgctacatcccattgacaaaaaatatatggtaaaaagtataaagtaaaatacttcaataataatattaaataattggttatttagttaaccgtttggccaaagcgtcgtatgCCTGCATACAGTGGCGGCTGCTTTTATTCTTCTGCGGCCTTTTCCCCGCGATATTAAAAATCGCGGGCAAATCGCAGGATAATGCGGCCCGTTCACGGCCATTTTCTGGCCGTTTTGTGCGCCTGCGGGCATTGACGGGCGTTGCCATTGTCTAGCGCAAGCGCGCCATTGTTCAGCGCTAAGCGCTTTCTTTGtctagcgctaatagcgctatcAGCTGTTGCCAGCTGTTTTTGGGCCGCGCGGAGAAGACCCGGCACCGGCAAACATGCCCGAAAATTTTCGGGTATGTTTTAGGATGAACGTGGTCGCAGCAGTaacaacgccaaggtataaccaaattaatggaAACAataaaacagcgcacaacgcaaatagtgaagtaagtaaataCAAGTGTGTATTAAATAAGGGATaaataatctgcgtacatcaagtataaAAAATTGAGCATTGAGTGTGTAGAACACACAGGTTACCACTCGGTGACTGCTGGTGTGGGAGTCAGATGCTTGCTTCTCTGAGTGGGCACTTTAAACAGCAGCTATGATGCAGGACTCTCTTAGGAACTCCTCTTCAAACTGTCAGCGTCTCCATAGGGGATTACCCTTCAGATCAGCTGGGCTCCGCACTCGATAGTAGCACTCAGAGGGTCCCCAGATACTTCAGCAAGGACTGGAGCAGCTAGTGAAGCTCCTCGATTAAaaccgtcaccccacccaatcactgtgtGACGGTTTTAAAATcgtgttttaatttaatttaattttaatttaagatCAGCCATTCGCCGTGGGGTGCAATACGTCCGCTTCTGAGGGAGGATCAGCTTCTGAGCTCCATGAAGAATTGCTGCCGGAGAACACTCGATCAACACTCGATCaactcctcctctgacgtcaccCGTGAAtgtccactgctacggtgtccctgcggtgccagaaaaccttccaacgcgtttcgaaacctcaAATGTtgtgtttcttcgtcagggatcccACGGCGAACGGCTGATCCGGCGGAAAAGACCTTTAAACCAGTGCGCATGTCCTATTCacttctggtgagtaggattccaatttttatcAAGGCGGAGCAAGCTGGAAGATCTATTGGTCTAGTGCTGAGGCActcatatattttatgtataacaTTGCATTTTTAAtggttatttttatattgtaataaATTGCTCTTTTTCATCTATATCCCTGCGTATTGCACTATTGCAGGCATTCTGAATGTTTTGTCTTTCTCTTTTCTCCTGAGGTCATTGGTGAAAAGAAGAATTGtgtcctctctccactccatatcctttcctcagcgccagaggaggttgcTTTTTTCCACAATTCCAAGTCTGGGTGAAAGATACCAGAACAATCTCTttggcagctccaggactaccaatTGGACACTGTATTTAAggttgtttttatattatttgtttgcaTAAGCGCTGGTTTTGCACCTATTTTTTTCACTAAGTTCTACTCCCTTAAACATTTGCttgatctctctgctgcttttgaCACCTTTGACTACATTCTACTCCTGAAAAATCTTCACTTTATTGATATCTGTAACCGCTTCTGCAGTATATCCATTGCTAGCTCTTCCTCTTGTCCTCTCAACGTCTCTGTTTGATGTGCCTCAGGACTCTGTCCTTGGTCAACTCTTTTACTCTCTATATACACTCTTAACTGGGGATCTCATTATTTCATTTAGTTTCAAATATTACCGCTATGCAGATGACACCACTATTTCTTTAAGATCCTAAATTTACTCCTGACATCCAGTCCCAAGTTAATGATTGTCTCCCTGCAATTTCAGACTAAACGGCCACCGTTGCATGAAACTTCACATGTCTAAAATGAAGGGCCCATCATAATCCCCACTAAACAATGTATCTAAATTTGGCCCACAAATTATTTGTTGTGTTTGTATTAATACTCGATTCAAGGATGAATATTCACATGTTAAAAAATCTGAATGGATGTATGCAATTCCAtcggctccctctctctccctctctctctccctctctctcgacCAATCCAGCAAATCCCATACTTCAGCTTCTAATCAAATGGTGAAATAGTAACTGGCTGCGGCATTGAATTCTTTTGAAAAGAGTTAAGtacatgtaattttttttaatcaaccaGCCAATCTTTACAAGTGCACATAAATTCCATATTTACAGGGAAATGGTCTGTTTTTGAAACACGTCCATGCATACTCTAAACTTGACTATTGCAACCTTATTCTCTCTGGCCTTCCTGCCCCCCAACTTCAAACTCTaaaatgtatccagaatgctgCTGCAAGAGTGTAACGCCTGTAcgcctgcagacctggccagtccccagtactgaggtgggtaaggttataacatgcacccacagcagtgagggcgtgtccggagtgtggtaatgcattGCCCGGCCTGTAGAGAAAAGGTTACcagatacttgcaatgtccagggtatgagagtttggatagtaatgtccgtgtgccagaattcaggggtaatagagatcagcgtaatcaagtccataagccagtgttcgaggataggagaaggcagcgtagacgtatccgaatgcagggtccaagggcaggagaaagcaggatTATCCAATtcaagcagagttcaagccagggagatccaaatgtaaacaggagcaggaaacagcactgaaagagacaagagagccaagcatagggACTGCACACACAAGGGTCagaagaagctatgcagagcaatgaactAGAGGACAGACAGGTATTATAAAGGCGGAGCAGAGGGCAGAGTGAGGGattgagcaccaatgggagagagaggaggagcagagggtagagtgaggggttgcagagataggtctgtaaggagtgagggaggagacaggtaaatcagacagggaaatggcttgcccactatgaggggcggaaccagggctcagggaagatctacaagtggagcgtgtgcgcgcacctTCTGTAAGGCCTGGATGCGCgtgcacagtgtgtgccagggagcgcgAGGAGCACCGCGGGGGCGCCCGCCATGGGCGGTGAGAGGGTAGGAGGCGCAGCTGGAGTAGGTAACATGACAGGAGAGGGAATAGAGCGGCGCCGCGAGCGTTGAGTGCCGCAGGAGGGATCGGGAGTCTGGGGATAAGCGCGCACCTTGCGGGCAAACGTGCGTGACAGCTGGACGTGCGTCCGGAgagggcgcagaggaacgggtgcgggaggaggaagggaaagaTGAACGAGGAAGCGGAGGAGGACAGCCAGAGGCAGGGAGaaccggggtgacggggacacattgagagacaggaatcccctgaaccgtcacagagaGTGATTTCTTTGTTCTAgatctgtctctgcctctctccttctGAAACCCCTTCAATAGCTCTCCATTAATCTCCGCTTTGACTATAGCATTCTATTTCTGATCTATATTCTCCTACCCCATGTTATAGTGCATGTCTTATATCCAGCTACGCCCCCTCTCATCATTTACTCTGCTCAAGGCCGTCTACTCTCTGCTACATTTTTTTCTATAGTGCTCTCACATCTCAAACTCTTTTCACTTTTGATGTCCTAGTTatggaattccccccccccaatattcaCCAATTTattatcccttcctccccccccttttcttttcaTGCCTGAAATATCACCTCCTTATTAAGGCACCGGGTTAATTTAACCCTGAGACTATTCCTCACACTCCTCATGCACGGATCTGTCCCCTCAAATCTGTTCTCAACTGCATTTACTCAGATGTTATTCTTTAAGTCTACCATTTATCatgttagattgtaagttctgtgGGGCAGGTACGCCATAATTCCTTTCGGTTAACTTGCTATTTAAATCACTTGTTTGATTTTGTATATTATCTCCAAGTTCTGTCTCCATTCTAactctgtaaagtgctgtgtacattggttttactatataaataaacatattcaTACAATTATACACATACCTGATTCATTCATCCCATTGTCACACGTCATCATTTGCTATTCCCCAGAAACCACATCCTAATGAGTCTTTGTGGAATTCTCCATAATGTTCCAACTCCACAAAGACTCCCCTCCCTATTGTGAGCATGTATAAGAGGTCAGAGACGCAGCACAGGTTTAATACAGAGGTTATCCTGTGAAAGGCCGCACTGCAATGAGGGAAGAGAAACCCTATTACCTACACACTCCTCATCCTACGAACATCCGTCTTTCAGTTCTGAGCGTTTGCTGCTGAGAAATGTCATTTCCAGGACATGGATCAAAATGAAACTCTACGTGGAAATTGAATAAAAGACCTATAGTAAGTAGAGCAAAGTCTTCTCTTTCACATCTGGGTGACAAGTACTCATATACGATTGAGTAACAATGCTACATAGAGGGTTTAATATTTGATGTCTCCGTCAGatttataattataattaataGTAATGCTTTTCTTTTTGCACTTATTTGAGTAGCACAGGACAAATATTACCCAACTTGTTAGATGCAGGGAAGTTAGTATAGGCTGAATTATAGTATTTTATTGTGGGGTAGTAAAAATGTAAAGTATTATTTTTTGCACCAGAACCCACTGACTCCGAACTGAAGAGTCCACATGTTCCTCTCTCCAGTGCTCTGTCCTTAGGAGCAGTAAGGATTTTCTGCCTATAAGGTTTGGATGATTAGTGTGGTTTGATCACCCACACTGTGCATTGGCGTTCACCTAATTACTCTGGATTATTAGGCATGCATGCTTTCCCCAATACTTATTCCACTTTAAAAACTGAGTTTCTTAAGGTCCAATTTCTCTTAACAATTGCAAACAACGTGTTTATTTCAGTAGACCCAGCTCAGTTTCAATCCCATTGGATTCTGGGTGCTTTTTTTTACTTTACATTCTTGAAAAACATATTACCTACAAACATCCGTCTTTCAGTTCTGAACGTTTGCTGCTGAGAAATATTATTTCCAGGACTTGGAGAGAAATAAAACTATCTGGAAATTGAATATAAGACCAATAGCAAGTAGAGTAACGTCTTCTCTTTCAGAGCTGTGTGGCAAGTACTCATATACGAGGGAGTAACAATGATACATGCTGATTAACACTTGATATCTCAGTATGACTTATAATTATAATTAATAGTAATGCTTTTCTTTTTGCATCTATGTGTGCAGCACGGGAGAATTCTTACTCCAGATTGTAATATGTAGGGAACTTAGGATCGgctgaataataatataataatagcatgttcttgtatagtgctgctagtattacgtagcgctttacagagacattttgcagacacagtgcctgcccgtagagtttacaatctatgtttttggtgccaaggcacagggagataaagtgacttgcccaaggtcacaaggagccgacaccaggaattgaaccaggttcaaatTTAGttccagtcagtgtcttcactcactgagccactccttctaccCATAATAATATTTTACTGTGGGATGTAATAATGGGACTGTATTTTATGTTGCCTTAGTTTTATCCAGAGATTATTCTCTTGGACATTAATTGCTTATCCGGGCTGCAAAACATGTACAAAAAAGTGCAACAAATATGTTGTAGGAAATACCCCATCACGTTCAGAAGTTTCCCTTCCTTTATGCCACAGTTGTGCTCCAGTTCTGCAGATTGGAAACTTTGCAATGCCCACGTGTTACAAATTGTTTCACTAAAGAATAATGTTGATGGGTAATCACTAACCACAGCAATAAAAACTAATAAACCATCAAAGTAATTTGTAGCAGAAAAAGTGAACATCATTGAAAAGTCCCAGTAAGAATCAATTTGAGCATAAATAGTGTATTTGGACTCAGGTTTATAAAATGCTCCCCAATTACATGTTTCCTTTATACCAAGACGTATCATTGCTTTAAGATTAAACACCACCAAGTCTTTTTCCAGCAAAAGGTTATTAACCATGTGCTATACTTGTATATACTGTTTATTTAGAAAGTTTTCATACAGTATTATTAGCAGGTGATTGGGGAAATAATACATAAAGTAGGTGAGGTATAATTACACTAAAGAAAGGATTTCAAGCACCGATACTGTATGTGTCCTGAGAGTTACAGATGTGGTATAGGGCATGCTCAACAAAGGGGATCCTATCACAGCCCAAAATGCAACTTCATTATTAAAGAGTAAGACTGTAAAGAAAACCAGTAAATTATTCAACAGATTTGGTGTATACAGTTCATTGTTCCTagagataacacaacatatcctgTTATAACTCAAAATATCCCATAGTTCCAATATGATTCAATGAGGGGTGgggagccgtgttggtcctttccgccatgtagtaacaaaggagggagcgggagtgaggggtatgatacattttattggacaAACGTAGTTGATATTTTGCGAGCTTTCAAAcctaaaaaaatattatatacagtgtttgtaagagggatatctggttggAGTGGATGTTAAGATTCAGTGGCAGTGACAGAGAAGAATATCTCAACGTATCCCAACATATCTCAACATATCCCAACATATCACATCATATCACATCATATGACATCATATGACATCATATCACAACATATCCCAACTTATCCCAACATATCCCACCAGAGGAAACAATGATGCTGGCTACATCTGCAAATCTCTCTGCAGTTATCACTTCTATTTTAAGTTTCAATTGAACCCTACAATGTTTATATCGTTTTGTGGTTTGTATTAGGAACCATTAACCAAAGGGAAGATTTATCCCAAGTAACGtaaatttattttatcattttccTCCAATTGGATCATTGGGCAGTGACACAATATGTGCGCCTGCATTACTTGTACTACATATCTTTAAGCACAAGCGGAGAAGAAGGAAATAGTTGGTACGCACAAAAAGGGGTAAATTACCACTGATGCCTCATTTTCTTTAAGTGTTATACAGATATAatcctaattaaaacttaaattttattatacctgattaaaataaattgtttggaataaccacatacaaaaaacaaacatacaatgatattaaaagacggagaggtgtgatagggtgtttagtggaggtataattatatataaatacctctctaaATAATACTTAGTGGACCCTATAGTAAGGGTGATCGCTATACTggatatgtataggtatatatcaAACCCCTAGCCAAAAGCAATGGAAGGAGGTAAAGGCAGATGAATATGCTTAGCTGTTGGATGTGAGACTGAGTATATTGCTGGCTGAGTTGAAGcagccactactcactgcacatggtgtcattaaatatactgttgtaagctttattgtgacaggtctagtatgaggccagccacattcactgcagatatatagtagatcaaccctagggtctgagtgctcttgctgcccacgaatgcagtctacgaagcactcagacagtatatcacacacacctcaccgatgagccgacgtcagcttccaactgcatgcagatttcttttctgttatacagatataaccAGATTTACCCTCCAGAAGCCATCGAAAAAGCAATGTTTGAGAGGCAAGAGAaacctgattgccattatttggagtcagaaaTGACTTTATTTTTCCACTTATGAGACATCAATGGTTGATGTTACACAGGGTTTAAGTTTGGTTTCCTCAGGAAATAAATACCTGAAGTGCAAATATATAAGTCCTGtacagtatctgtcatctaaatatttcatactgtaggttgaacatgatggacatATTGTGTTCtttaaacctcatctacaatatgtactgtatgtaacatgttttCCGCTATTTTGACCCTATCCCTAATCTGTTTTATTTagcaaacatataaaaatatatactgtgtgtgtatatatatatatatatatatatatatatatatatatatatatatatatatatatatatatattatatatataatatatatattattttttttatacaatatTATACAAAGTTCAATAAAGCATAGTGTACTTTGTGTACCATTACTATATCAAGGATTTTATGTCTTATATGTAttaaacagatgcagcggccattattttaacaaatcatggcgccgttttcgtgtgcgctgctgtactccacgcggcatgaacgcggccaatcgtcccaggcacacgtgtttatcgtggttgcatTGTTTGAATTCAAGGATTGTGTGCAATTTAATGCAATGAATtgtatgaattgtaatgtgtccagtactgtgcaactgtgtcattttcaggtgtttaaaagccagaacgctaaaatgccattttatgcactagcctgcactcgcgtcttaaggcggtacggttggaagaaatcccacgccatgacatgggtattccgaggtatacaccgcgtgatttattaaaataatggccgctgcatctgtatatctgaATAAACACTTTCTCCTTGCAGCACGAGAACTGATATTGAATTTGAAGATCTCCTTTAACTCTAACATCCCACAATGCTCCGGGAGAATCAGACCACGGTTACAGAACTTCTGCTTCTGGGATTTCCAGCCATTCACAACTTCAAGATCTTACTCTTCTTTGTCTTCCTTCTGATATACATTTGCACCTTAGCTGGAAATGTTCTGATCATTGTCTTGGTGTCAACCAGTCACCAGCTCCGTACGCCCATGTACTTCTTTCTCAGTATCCTGTCTCTGTCTGACATCTTGCTAACCACAGCTATTGTGCCTAACATGCTATACGTAATAATGGCAGAAGGGGGCGTTATCTCTCTCGTTGACTGCATCACTCAATATTTCCTCTTTGCTGTCTCAGCAGCTGCTGAATGTTTCCTCCTTACAGTGATGTCCTATGATAGATACCTGGCCATCTGCAAACCATTGCGTTACTCTGCTATTATGGACTTTAAGCTTTGCTGCCAAATGGTTTTTTGGTCTTGGTTCTTAGGTTTTATGGTAGCACTAAATATGGTTATTTTGGTTTGTTCATTTCAGTTATGTAAACCAAATGTCATTGATCATTTCTTCTGTGATATTGCCCCTCTCTTAGAACATTTGTGCTCAAACCGATTCATTGTGGACACAGTATTATCTTTTCTAGGCATCCCTTGTGTTATTCTCCCATTTATCTTCATCATTGTGACTTATGTCTGTATCACCCTCACCATCCTCAGGATCTCCTCCACCATGGGGAGacagaaagccttctccacctgcagCTCTCACCTGGCTGTTGTGTGCACATATTATGGGACACTGATTGCTAAATATGTGGTTCCATCCAAAAGACAGTCATTGACTGTAATGAAAATCACTTCTCTTCTGTACACATTCGCCACCCCATTATTCAATCCCATCATCTATACTCTGAGGAACAAGGAGATCCAGGCAGCTCTGTGGAAATGTATCAGTATAAGGGTACAAACATATTTTGAGTAGCATGAGATAAACTACAGAAGGTCAATTCTATCAGGTTGTGTTCAAAGCGGTAAAAGTAGCATCTTTACTGAAAGATATAGTATATGCAGTAAGGATATCTCTTATAACCTGTAGTTTTGCTGTTACAGTATATTGACATTAAGGAAAAAATGCATAAACAAAGGTATTTCAGCACCATTATTCTCCTCAAGCAATAGTGCTAGATTTGGACAGTGATAATATGGAGCTATGGAACTGAAAGTAtaacaaaatgtataaaaataaatataattattacataacaggaATAGCTTGAAAACCATCAGCAAACTTTCTTAATAGTACACAGACAGAACCCTAAAACTAATTAATAAACTCATACCTCAGAAATCCAGAAAATAACCCAGTGGGCCAAGAGGATCCATGCTTTATTTCAAGGAAATTATCGGAAACATAATTTTATTCATAATTCCTCTGGTACTGAAATGTTACAAATCTTGTATTCTTTGAAAATTGGGTTTCTACGTGTAAATAACAggataataatttgatcaaattCTGTTTATAATATTTGCAGGATTGTCATTTTCCCTCCTACCTCCTTCACTCAAAACTTACTGGGGCCCAAGTCATGGCTGAGTCCTGGACCTTGCAATTGCACCCCTATATCTCCACTCAATGGCTCATTGTGGCCCTCATAATGGCTTATCCACCCTTCCTTTTTAACAAACAGCCTCCCTCTCAAGAGTACACTGAGCCTAGGTAATGtctgtagtcctgggcccggtTATCTTTTTGGAGGGTCTACTCTTTGGTCTAATGTTTGTCTCTGTAACAGGGAGAAGCCTTTTACAAAAAGCTAAGGCTGTTTGGAATCAGCCACCAAGAGAATAATCCAATCCTGGAATAAGCAAGATAATTAACGAGTCCAACGTACAGCCCACACTGAGAGAAAGGAATGTGTCCAAGATGGTAGAGGGGCACAGGGAATGGCATATGTTATGCTATGTGTATAGGGACTTTTTCATTCTGGGACAAGAAAAGGCTATGTTTTCTGTTGCTGAACTTTGGCTGATTAAAAGCCTACTTTTACTTTTCCATATGCAAGTCTCCTGTCGTTACCTCTGCGTGCATCACCTATAGTCTCCAATCTCATTAAACCCAATGTCTCCCATGCCACCCAGGCTGATAGGCATGCCAACACTCCTACACACCACAGGGGGGGGTTAAACTCAAACCCCACCCCAAATCTGGAGGGACATGTAACCAAAGAGGGGGGCAGTTGATGACACACTCACCCAATGAACCTCAGTACAATGGCATTTGAACCAGGAGagactacagatgtagccaaagtTAAATTC containing:
- the LOC142471008 gene encoding olfactory receptor 5V1-like codes for the protein MLRENQTTVTELLLLGFPAIHNFKILLFFVFLLIYICTLAGNVLIIVLVSTSHQLRTPMYFFLSILSLSDILLTTAIVPNMLYVIMAEGGVISLVDCITQYFLFAVSAAAECFLLTVMSYDRYLAICKPLRYSAIMDFKLCCQMVFWSWFLGFMVALNMVILVCSFQLCKPNVIDHFFCDIAPLLEHLCSNRFIVDTVLSFLGIPCVILPFIFIIVTYVCITLTILRISSTMGRQKAFSTCSSHLAVVCTYYGTLIAKYVVPSKRQSLTVMKITSLLYTFATPLFNPIIYTLRNKEIQAALWKCISIRVQTYFE